A single Defluviitalea saccharophila DNA region contains:
- a CDS encoding chemotaxis protein CheA, which produces MSEPYSNEPMLDMYIFETTQNIEQLETLILLCEKNSSYDQESVNEIFRIMHTIKGTSSMMLFNNISTLAHSMEDLFYYIREQKPKDIDYSIVSDLVLEGIDFIKAELQKIMADEPVDGDCAHLIDNIKEFLSLIKQQNHSDIDIKKPVSNSKQQYYIAPDKSGNSLQANYFKATIFFEDGCEMENLRAYTIIHTLKELTQEVYFIPEDIMENDQTAEIIRKQGFKVYVKIDLSYDELHQLLMQTIFLKDLELVQLDNGEELNQYFKPVKRSVEEIPIKIPKIQPQESTSVSVNQNMISVNVEKLDKLMDLVGEMVIAEAMVVQNPDLVGLELNNFYKAARHLHKITSEIQDMVMSIRMVPLSTTFHKMYRIVRDMTRKLHKEVNLKLIGEETEVDKNIIEHISDPLMHLIRNAIDHGIENGDEREALGKPRAGKLILEAKNAGGDVLVIVKDDGRGLNKEKILKRAKENHLLTKPESEMSDREIYELILLPGFSTKDSASEFSGRGVGMDVVLKNLETIGGSVTVDSIEGRGTTITLKIPLTLAIIDGMNIKVGDSRYTIPTVAIKESFRPKETDLIKDPDGNEMIMVRGECYSILRLHEHFGVNTDIKDFSEGILIMVEQGNKSLCLFADQLLGQQQVVVKALPNYIRNFKKIEGLAGCTLLGDGSISLILDIAGLISK; this is translated from the coding sequence ATGTCTGAGCCATACTCTAACGAGCCGATGCTTGATATGTATATTTTTGAAACCACGCAGAATATCGAGCAGTTAGAGACCCTTATACTTTTATGTGAAAAAAACAGTTCTTATGATCAAGAATCAGTTAATGAGATATTTCGCATCATGCACACCATCAAAGGCACTTCTTCCATGATGCTTTTTAATAATATATCAACCCTTGCCCACTCTATGGAAGACTTGTTTTATTACATTCGTGAACAGAAACCTAAAGACATAGATTATTCTATTGTATCCGACTTGGTACTGGAAGGCATAGATTTTATAAAAGCTGAACTTCAAAAAATAATGGCTGACGAACCAGTTGACGGAGACTGCGCCCACTTGATTGATAACATAAAAGAATTCCTTTCTTTAATTAAGCAGCAGAATCATTCGGATATCGATATTAAAAAACCGGTCTCAAATAGCAAGCAACAGTATTACATAGCACCGGATAAGTCGGGGAATTCTTTACAAGCTAATTATTTTAAAGCAACCATATTTTTTGAAGATGGCTGCGAGATGGAGAATCTTAGGGCATATACCATCATACATACTTTAAAAGAATTGACCCAAGAGGTTTATTTTATTCCCGAAGATATCATGGAAAATGATCAAACGGCAGAAATTATTAGAAAACAGGGATTTAAAGTCTATGTAAAAATAGATCTATCCTATGATGAACTCCACCAATTACTGATGCAGACCATATTTCTTAAGGATCTAGAACTTGTTCAGCTGGACAATGGCGAAGAGCTCAATCAGTATTTTAAGCCAGTTAAAAGAAGTGTAGAAGAAATTCCTATTAAAATCCCTAAGATTCAGCCTCAGGAATCCACTTCAGTTTCTGTTAATCAGAACATGATTAGTGTTAATGTAGAAAAGCTGGACAAACTTATGGATTTAGTAGGTGAAATGGTTATAGCAGAGGCAATGGTGGTACAAAATCCCGATTTAGTAGGATTAGAACTCAATAATTTCTATAAAGCTGCAAGACATCTGCATAAGATTACCAGTGAGATTCAAGATATGGTGATGTCCATTCGAATGGTACCCCTTTCTACCACCTTCCATAAGATGTACAGGATTGTTAGGGATATGACCAGGAAACTCCATAAAGAAGTCAATCTTAAACTTATTGGTGAGGAAACGGAAGTTGACAAAAATATCATCGAGCATATCTCAGATCCCCTGATGCATTTAATTCGAAATGCCATTGACCATGGCATTGAGAACGGAGATGAGCGGGAAGCCTTAGGGAAACCCAGGGCTGGAAAACTCATCTTGGAAGCTAAAAATGCCGGCGGGGATGTTCTTGTCATCGTAAAAGACGATGGCAGGGGCTTAAATAAAGAGAAGATATTAAAAAGAGCAAAAGAAAATCATCTACTTACCAAACCTGAAAGTGAAATGAGCGATAGGGAAATTTATGAACTTATTTTACTTCCGGGATTTTCAACCAAAGACAGCGCATCCGAATTCTCGGGAAGAGGCGTTGGAATGGATGTGGTTTTAAAGAATTTAGAAACCATTGGAGGATCTGTGACGGTTGATAGTATTGAAGGCAGAGGCACTACCATCACTTTAAAAATTCCTTTGACCTTGGCTATTATTGATGGAATGAATATAAAAGTCGGGGATTCCAGATACACAATTCCTACCGTGGCAATCAAAGAATCCTTTAGACCGAAGGAAACGGATTTAATTAAAGACCCAGACGGCAATGAAATGATTATGGTGAGAGGAGAATGCTATTCCATTCTCCGTCTGCATGAGCATTTTGGAGTGAATACCGACATCAAAGACTTTTCTGAGGGTATTCTGATCATGGTAGAGCAGGGCAATAAATCCCTTTGTCTTTTTGCGGATCAATTATTAGGACAGCAGCAAGTTGTGGTTAAGGCATTGCCTAACTACATAAGAAATTTTAAAAAGATAGAGGGCTTAGCCGGCTGTACTTTACTGGGAGATGGAAGTATTAGTCTAATTCTTGATATAGCTGGACTCATAAGTAAATGA
- the prfA gene encoding peptide chain release factor 1: MFDRLEEILKKYELLSEKISDPEVISNQSEWQKMMKEYSDLRPLVEKYKEYKATKEAIEEANMLLEDNLEEDFRQLVKEELAENKAKIVDIEEELKILLLPKDPNDEKNVIVEIRGGAGGDEAALFAGDLFRMYSRYAERKRWKVEIMDSNEIGVGGFKEIVFMIQGQGAYSRLKYESGVHRVQRIPVTESGGRIHTSTVTVAVLPEAEEVDVELNMNDIRVDVFRSSGNGGQSVNTTDSAVRLTHMPTGIVVSCQDEKSQLKNKEKALKVLRAKLYEIELEKQQKELAATRKSQVGTGNRNERIRTYNFPQGRVTDHRIGLTLHRLDDILDGDIDEVIENLITVDQTEKLKSEVQ, encoded by the coding sequence ATGTTTGACAGATTAGAAGAAATTCTAAAAAAATACGAGCTTCTTTCAGAAAAGATAAGCGATCCTGAAGTCATCAGCAATCAAAGCGAATGGCAAAAAATGATGAAGGAATATAGCGATTTGCGTCCTTTGGTTGAAAAATATAAGGAATATAAAGCGACTAAAGAAGCCATTGAAGAAGCTAATATGCTTTTAGAAGATAATTTAGAAGAAGATTTCCGCCAATTGGTGAAAGAAGAGTTGGCAGAAAATAAGGCTAAAATCGTTGACATTGAAGAAGAGTTAAAGATACTTCTTCTTCCTAAAGACCCTAATGATGAGAAGAACGTTATCGTTGAAATTCGTGGAGGAGCAGGGGGAGATGAAGCAGCTCTCTTTGCAGGAGACCTTTTCAGAATGTATTCAAGATACGCTGAAAGAAAGCGCTGGAAAGTTGAAATTATGGACAGCAATGAAATCGGTGTGGGCGGATTTAAAGAAATCGTATTTATGATTCAGGGACAGGGTGCTTATTCAAGGCTCAAATATGAAAGCGGTGTGCACCGTGTTCAAAGAATTCCTGTGACAGAGTCCGGAGGAAGAATTCATACCTCTACCGTTACCGTTGCCGTGCTTCCGGAAGCAGAAGAAGTGGATGTCGAACTCAATATGAATGATATTCGAGTGGATGTTTTCCGCTCTTCAGGAAATGGCGGACAAAGCGTTAATACAACAGACTCAGCCGTAAGACTTACCCATATGCCTACTGGAATCGTTGTAAGCTGTCAAGACGAAAAGTCTCAGCTTAAAAATAAAGAAAAAGCTCTAAAAGTGCTTAGAGCAAAATTATATGAAATAGAGCTGGAAAAGCAGCAAAAGGAATTGGCAGCGACAAGAAAAAGCCAAGTGGGAACAGGAAATAGAAATGAGAGAATCCGTACTTATAATTTCCCACAAGGAAGAGTAACCGATCACAGAATAGGATTGACCCTTCACAGATTAGACGATATTTTGGATGGGGATATAGATGAAGTGATTGAAAATCTTATTACAGTAGATCAAACTGAAAAGCTTAAAAGTGAAGTGCAATAA
- a CDS encoding cation:proton antiporter gives MGGIESILQGLEEKKFLLDLVLLLSAASIGGWFSGLIKMPKVLGQILLGIILGPTVLGWLDGQNEMIHTMSEIGVIFLMFLAGLETDINELKSSGKGASIIAAGGVIFPLFFGTAIPYFFFKQYLPEGTGHQQFLFALYIGTILTATSVSISVSVLRDMQKLSSKEGLSILSAAIIDDVLGIILLAVITGMVNPSGNSSIIGLVIRIISFFVLTFIVGVIISKLITSFAMGAAWSEKIIIFAIILCFLFAFMAEVFKIAAITGAYLVGVIFSTTPYQRKITGRIQVLAYSLFTPIFFVSIGLKVAITSEILKYWKYAIVVVLIAVFGKIIGCGLGALLSKFKLRQAIQIGIGMIARAEVALIIASQGVASKVISDATFTSIVLLVVISTLVTPPLLKYSFSNEKTGEVI, from the coding sequence ATGGGTGGTATCGAATCTATTTTACAGGGCTTGGAAGAAAAGAAGTTTCTTTTAGATTTAGTACTTCTTTTAAGTGCCGCTTCCATAGGAGGATGGTTTTCCGGGCTTATAAAAATGCCTAAGGTATTAGGGCAAATTCTTTTAGGAATTATTTTAGGTCCAACCGTATTAGGGTGGCTTGACGGACAAAATGAAATGATTCACACAATGTCTGAAATTGGCGTTATATTTCTGATGTTTTTAGCAGGGCTGGAAACCGATATCAACGAATTAAAATCTTCAGGTAAAGGTGCTTCTATTATTGCAGCGGGGGGCGTAATTTTTCCCTTGTTTTTTGGAACAGCTATTCCTTATTTTTTCTTTAAACAATATCTTCCTGAAGGTACCGGACATCAGCAATTTCTTTTTGCCCTTTATATAGGAACCATTTTAACCGCTACTTCTGTTAGTATTTCTGTATCCGTTTTAAGAGATATGCAAAAGTTAAGCAGTAAAGAAGGTCTTTCCATACTAAGTGCAGCGATAATAGACGACGTACTGGGTATTATTTTACTGGCAGTCATTACAGGAATGGTTAATCCATCAGGGAATAGCAGCATCATTGGACTTGTTATTAGAATAATATCTTTCTTTGTACTAACTTTTATAGTTGGAGTTATCATATCTAAATTAATTACTTCTTTTGCCATGGGCGCGGCTTGGAGTGAAAAGATTATCATTTTTGCAATCATATTATGTTTTCTCTTTGCGTTTATGGCGGAAGTCTTTAAGATTGCCGCTATTACGGGAGCATATCTTGTAGGAGTTATTTTCTCCACTACTCCTTATCAGAGAAAGATTACGGGAAGGATTCAAGTACTGGCATATTCTTTATTTACACCGATCTTCTTTGTAAGCATTGGCTTAAAGGTAGCCATTACATCAGAAATTCTTAAATACTGGAAATATGCCATTGTTGTTGTACTGATTGCTGTATTTGGCAAAATCATAGGTTGCGGATTGGGCGCTTTATTATCTAAATTTAAATTAAGACAGGCAATCCAAATAGGTATTGGTATGATTGCCAGAGCGGAAGTAGCTTTGATTATTGCCAGTCAAGGCGTTGCAAGCAAGGTTATATCTGATGCAACCTTTACAAGCATTGTTCTGCTGGTTGTGATCTCGACTTTGGTGACGCCCCCTCTTCTAAAGTATTCCTTCAGCAATGAGAAGACCGGAGAAGTTATTTAA
- a CDS encoding TetR/AcrR family transcriptional regulator, with protein sequence MDFNSVPKRESIVLNAIDLIHEFGIHLVSTKEIAKRLGISESTVFKYFPKKNHIFLAVLEQFSLYDQDIFRTSLEKAKQLSPKKAILFYIDSYAAYYENYPQITALIQACELFKGILELETKAKEISLKRLEHIQELIRIAQGAEGIKQDICTEILADMIYSVFIGLCLTWRTKEFKFSLRSETMQAIQLLLDALSNEKE encoded by the coding sequence ATGGATTTTAATTCCGTTCCTAAAAGAGAAAGCATTGTATTAAATGCCATTGATCTTATTCACGAATTTGGCATCCATTTGGTTTCCACGAAGGAAATTGCAAAAAGATTAGGCATTTCAGAAAGTACTGTTTTTAAATACTTTCCAAAGAAAAACCACATATTTCTGGCAGTTTTAGAGCAGTTCTCGTTATACGATCAGGACATATTCCGTACTTCTTTAGAAAAAGCAAAACAATTATCTCCTAAAAAAGCAATTCTGTTTTATATCGATTCCTATGCGGCCTATTATGAAAACTATCCTCAAATTACTGCGCTTATACAAGCCTGCGAACTTTTTAAAGGCATTTTGGAATTGGAGACTAAAGCTAAAGAAATTTCTCTGAAGCGCTTAGAACATATACAGGAACTTATTAGAATTGCTCAAGGGGCTGAAGGCATAAAACAAGATATATGTACGGAAATATTGGCAGATATGATTTATTCAGTTTTTATAGGTCTTTGTCTTACATGGAGAACAAAAGAGTTTAAATTTTCTCTCAGAAGTGAAACAATGCAAGCCATTCAGCTTTTGTTGGATGCTCTTAGCAATGAAAAAGAATAA
- a CDS encoding ATP-binding protein, protein MNTNPILGGDQEFLTAALASIGDGLIITNTEGDILYINQITTQITGWNAEEAYKNNIRDVFKIVNMYTNKALKNPIEKVLETSNIVGLKNHSALITKDGSKKFISASCSPIQSSHGNIQGVVIVFREIHRIKQMEEELRLEKDNLQTLFEVIPMGVILIDRDTVIKQVNRAFLSMMGLETTNLIGQKLRDGVQCLGIYHRRCGLDGSCSSCLVRESINKVFETGVSCNDIIIPQIIIKNGEKVKSWYRISFLPITIAMENHVMISIEDITKDKKHSETLKRAKEEAEAASRAKSEFLANMSHEIRTPVNGIVGMIDLTLLTPLNKEQRENLNTAKICAKSLLNIINDILDFSKMEAGKLKIRNTHFNIQNLVDKTIKSHLVSADEKGLELIYSISSKIPPYLVGDPDRLQQVLNNLISNAIKFTDKGEIVVTIKDTVIFGEGIELQFSVSDTGIGIPSNAMDKLFKSFSQIDGSYTRRYKGTGLGLAISKQLVELMGGKIWVESEEGKGSTFYFTIPFKIGNKSEEKLPEQTAIHKSDKTLNILLAEDDYINQIVISRMLEKKGHSVDVVDNGLEVVTAHKNKKYDVILMDIQMPVMDGIEATKLIRERDGSHKHTPIIALTAFALQGDKERFLNLGMDEYIAKPVKMEELFSVIKYVLETNRREFNFNEIPKLNEKGELVFVQPSELKSPEVLTSIIHEADEMIKILFRSLEDNNLEQIEIAAHNLKEFFNQIDAEELKNQAFKIELAVRRGNLKAAVENSMELSFGLETYKKSANL, encoded by the coding sequence ATGAATACGAATCCAATTCTGGGTGGAGATCAAGAATTCTTAACAGCGGCCTTGGCGAGTATCGGTGATGGTTTAATTATAACCAATACCGAGGGGGATATACTTTATATCAATCAGATTACGACCCAAATCACCGGATGGAATGCTGAAGAAGCCTATAAAAACAATATTCGCGATGTATTTAAAATTGTTAATATGTATACCAATAAAGCATTAAAAAATCCTATTGAAAAAGTGCTTGAGACGAGCAACATCGTCGGTCTTAAAAACCACTCTGCTCTAATCACCAAAGATGGAAGCAAAAAATTCATTTCAGCCAGCTGTTCTCCTATTCAATCTTCCCATGGCAATATCCAGGGAGTTGTAATCGTATTTAGAGAAATTCACCGCATTAAGCAGATGGAAGAAGAACTCAGACTGGAAAAAGACAATCTGCAGACCTTATTTGAAGTTATCCCCATGGGCGTCATTTTAATCGATAGAGATACTGTGATTAAGCAGGTCAATAGAGCCTTTTTAAGCATGATGGGACTGGAAACCACAAATCTTATAGGACAGAAACTAAGAGATGGGGTGCAATGTCTGGGAATCTACCATAGAAGATGTGGATTGGACGGAAGCTGTTCATCCTGCCTTGTTAGGGAAAGCATCAATAAAGTCTTTGAAACGGGGGTTTCCTGCAATGATATCATTATTCCCCAAATTATTATTAAGAATGGAGAAAAGGTTAAGTCCTGGTATCGCATCAGCTTTCTTCCTATAACGATTGCAATGGAAAATCATGTGATGATTTCTATAGAAGATATTACTAAGGACAAAAAGCATTCTGAAACCTTAAAAAGGGCGAAGGAGGAGGCAGAAGCAGCGAGTAGAGCAAAAAGTGAATTCCTTGCCAATATGAGCCATGAAATTCGTACCCCTGTTAATGGTATTGTAGGCATGATTGATTTAACCTTGCTTACCCCTCTTAATAAGGAACAGAGAGAAAACCTCAATACGGCAAAAATCTGCGCGAAGTCTCTTCTCAATATCATAAATGATATTTTGGACTTTTCCAAAATGGAAGCAGGTAAACTTAAAATTCGCAATACCCATTTTAACATTCAGAATCTAGTAGATAAAACCATAAAGAGTCATTTGGTCAGCGCGGATGAAAAAGGCTTAGAACTTATTTATTCTATTTCTTCTAAAATCCCTCCTTATTTAGTCGGGGACCCCGATCGACTTCAGCAGGTCCTTAATAATTTAATCAGTAATGCAATTAAATTTACCGATAAGGGGGAAATCGTTGTTACTATAAAAGATACCGTTATTTTCGGCGAAGGGATAGAACTTCAGTTTTCTGTTTCTGATACGGGAATTGGGATTCCTTCGAATGCAATGGATAAGCTTTTTAAGAGTTTTAGCCAAATCGATGGCTCCTATACCAGAAGATATAAGGGTACAGGCTTAGGACTTGCCATTAGTAAGCAACTGGTTGAGCTGATGGGCGGAAAGATTTGGGTTGAAAGTGAAGAAGGCAAAGGCAGCACCTTTTACTTTACCATTCCTTTTAAGATCGGAAATAAGTCAGAAGAAAAGCTTCCGGAACAGACAGCTATCCATAAAAGTGACAAAACCCTAAATATTCTTTTAGCAGAAGACGATTATATTAATCAAATAGTGATTTCTCGTATGCTGGAGAAAAAGGGCCATTCTGTAGATGTTGTGGACAACGGATTAGAAGTAGTTACAGCCCATAAAAATAAGAAATACGATGTTATTCTAATGGATATACAGATGCCTGTAATGGACGGTATTGAGGCGACAAAACTTATTAGGGAAAGAGACGGTTCTCATAAACATACTCCTATTATTGCGCTTACTGCCTTTGCGCTGCAGGGAGATAAAGAACGATTCCTTAATTTAGGAATGGATGAATACATTGCAAAGCCTGTTAAGATGGAGGAGCTCTTTAGTGTTATCAAGTATGTACTGGAGACAAATCGCCGAGAATTTAACTTTAATGAAATCCCTAAATTAAATGAAAAGGGAGAATTAGTATTTGTTCAGCCATCCGAATTAAAATCTCCTGAAGTCTTAACTTCAATCATTCATGAAGCCGATGAAATGATTAAGATCCTATTTAGAAGCTTAGAAGACAATAATTTAGAGCAGATAGAAATCGCAGCCCATAATCTAAAGGAATTTTTTAATCAAATTGATGCTGAGGAATTAAAGAATCAGGCGTTTAAAATAGAGTTAGCAGTAAGAAGGGGAAATCTTAAAGCTGCTGTAGAAAACTCCATGGAGTTAAGTTTTGGCCTCGAGACGTATAAAAAATCTGCAAACCTTTAG
- a CDS encoding methyl-accepting chemotaxis protein: protein MKWFNNMKISVKLTMSFIIVAIIAGLVGIVGVFSIKQVDNNDTILYENMTVPLSEVNQMATAFQRIRVNIRNMTLETNIDEIDYYYERALSYFPEIQTLAEDFEKTILDNKTREEYNKFSASLDDYEAELEKLYAMSRDNRDQEAFIFIEGDMKEVEDAVRESLDNLVQIKIEDAQEQAIENSRIANSASIVMFLVIIGAVLISIILGISVARIISNPLRQLSDAAEKIAEGDLNIELDIRSRDEIGNLAESFKKMSDNLNEIMTNITYAAEQVATGSKQLSDSSILLSQGATEQASSIEELTASLEEISSQVRLNADNAKQANDLADTAKANAVQGKEHMNEMLRAMEEINNSSNSISKIIKVIDDIAFQTNILALNAAVEAARAGQHGKGFAVVAEEVRNLAARSANAAKETTSMIEGSIKKVEIGTKIAQETAEALNSIVKRVSKVANLVGDIAAASGEQASGISQVNQGILQISQVVQTNSATSEESASASEELASQADMLRNQVTKFKLKHSSNSGYSYRAFALESHNGTSMGNQKKVKKGPLEKDSYTEGAAGTATKIVLNDTEFGKY, encoded by the coding sequence ATGAAATGGTTCAATAACATGAAAATATCTGTAAAACTCACGATGAGTTTTATTATTGTTGCAATTATCGCTGGACTCGTAGGAATCGTTGGGGTGTTCAGTATAAAGCAAGTTGATAATAATGATACAATATTGTATGAAAATATGACAGTACCTCTGTCAGAAGTCAATCAAATGGCAACTGCATTCCAAAGGATACGTGTTAACATTAGGAATATGACTTTAGAAACTAATATTGATGAAATAGATTATTATTATGAGAGGGCATTGAGTTATTTTCCCGAAATCCAAACATTGGCCGAAGACTTTGAAAAAACTATTTTAGATAATAAAACTCGTGAGGAATATAACAAATTTTCAGCCAGTTTGGATGACTATGAGGCTGAATTAGAAAAACTTTATGCGATGAGTAGAGACAATAGAGACCAAGAGGCTTTCATATTTATTGAAGGCGACATGAAAGAAGTTGAAGATGCAGTACGAGAAAGCCTGGACAACCTGGTTCAAATTAAAATTGAAGATGCTCAGGAACAAGCCATTGAGAACTCCCGTATTGCAAATTCTGCTTCTATTGTTATGTTTTTAGTTATTATTGGAGCAGTTTTAATATCCATTATTCTTGGAATAAGTGTAGCCCGTATTATTAGTAATCCATTACGACAATTATCCGATGCCGCTGAAAAGATTGCCGAGGGAGATTTAAATATTGAACTGGATATCCGTAGCAGGGATGAAATTGGAAACTTGGCAGAATCTTTTAAGAAAATGTCCGATAATCTCAATGAGATTATGACCAATATCACTTATGCCGCTGAACAAGTTGCCACCGGTTCAAAGCAATTGTCAGACTCCAGTATCTTGCTGTCTCAAGGAGCCACAGAACAAGCCAGCTCCATTGAAGAATTGACTGCATCCCTTGAGGAGATTTCTTCACAAGTAAGGTTAAATGCAGATAATGCAAAACAAGCCAATGATTTAGCGGATACTGCAAAGGCAAATGCCGTTCAAGGCAAGGAACACATGAATGAAATGCTAAGAGCTATGGAAGAAATCAATAATTCATCCAATAGTATATCGAAAATTATTAAAGTTATTGATGACATAGCCTTTCAAACCAATATACTGGCACTTAATGCTGCAGTAGAGGCTGCAAGGGCAGGCCAGCACGGAAAAGGCTTTGCAGTTGTTGCAGAGGAAGTAAGAAACCTGGCAGCAAGATCAGCCAATGCAGCAAAAGAGACCACGTCAATGATTGAAGGTTCTATTAAGAAGGTTGAGATTGGAACAAAGATTGCTCAAGAGACTGCGGAAGCATTAAATAGTATTGTTAAGAGAGTTTCAAAGGTAGCCAATCTTGTAGGAGATATCGCTGCGGCTTCTGGTGAGCAGGCCAGCGGGATTTCCCAAGTCAACCAAGGCATCCTGCAGATTTCACAAGTGGTTCAGACAAACTCAGCTACTTCCGAAGAAAGTGCTTCTGCCAGCGAAGAATTAGCAAGTCAGGCAGATATGTTAAGAAATCAGGTTACAAAATTCAAATTAAAACATTCCAGTAATTCAGGATATTCTTATAGAGCATTTGCTTTAGAGAGTCATAATGGCACATCCATGGGAAATCAAAAGAAAGTAAAAAAAGGACCCCTTGAAAAAGATTCTTATACAGAAGGGGCTGCCGGTACTGCCACAAAGATTGTGCTGAATGATACGGAGTTTGGAAAATACTAA
- a CDS encoding response regulator, whose translation MLKILIAEDDLISRKFLSKFLSQYGECDIVVDGLEAIDAYMLAMREKKPYDLICLDIMMPKLDGVRVLKAIRDMETQKFILPEKRVKIIMITALAEAELVQTAFQYGCEAYASKPINIDKFVEVMEKLELIPKKESEH comes from the coding sequence ATGTTAAAAATACTAATTGCAGAAGACGATTTAATCAGCAGGAAATTTTTAAGCAAATTTCTTTCGCAATATGGGGAATGTGATATTGTAGTGGACGGTTTGGAAGCAATAGATGCTTATATGCTTGCTATGAGGGAGAAAAAGCCCTATGACCTGATTTGCCTGGATATTATGATGCCAAAGCTTGATGGAGTGAGGGTATTAAAAGCCATCAGAGACATGGAGACTCAAAAATTTATTTTACCTGAAAAAAGAGTAAAAATTATCATGATTACAGCGTTAGCTGAAGCTGAACTGGTACAGACGGCATTTCAATACGGATGCGAAGCCTATGCTTCAAAGCCAATCAATATTGATAAATTTGTAGAAGTAATGGAAAAATTAGAGCTAATTCCTAAAAAAGAATCCGAGCATTAA
- a CDS encoding ZIP family metal transporter, translated as MFWAISSFGLGYMTGFIGILTGIILSFLTSKKGKRFQGTVMGFTAGLMISTVCFDLLPEAFLRGGLYIGIIGVTLGVLITVKLDHTLNHHMEKVKHLNGSQYLKTGLLMALGISIHNLPEGIAIGALAGSSMAAGLRLAVIVALHCIPEGVAIAIPLKEAGIKKKVIIYYSLIFALPMGLGSILGYLISGISILFVSFSLGLAGGIILYVTCGEILPESKEMWGGRLSTIGTMIGIILGITIASHIG; from the coding sequence ATGTTTTGGGCAATATCTAGTTTTGGTTTAGGGTATATGACCGGATTTATTGGTATTTTAACGGGAATTATATTATCCTTTTTAACTTCAAAGAAAGGAAAAAGATTTCAAGGAACCGTTATGGGGTTTACAGCCGGACTGATGATTTCTACTGTTTGTTTCGATCTCTTGCCGGAAGCCTTTTTACGGGGAGGATTATATATTGGAATTATTGGAGTAACTCTAGGCGTACTTATAACAGTAAAGTTGGATCACACCCTTAATCATCATATGGAAAAAGTTAAGCACTTAAATGGCTCCCAATACCTTAAAACAGGATTGCTCATGGCTTTGGGAATCTCCATTCATAATTTACCGGAAGGTATTGCAATAGGTGCATTGGCTGGCAGTTCAATGGCTGCAGGTCTTAGGCTTGCCGTTATTGTAGCTCTTCACTGCATACCGGAAGGGGTTGCTATTGCCATTCCCTTAAAAGAAGCAGGAATCAAAAAGAAAGTCATCATTTATTATTCACTTATTTTTGCACTCCCTATGGGTCTGGGAAGTATCCTGGGATATTTAATTAGCGGCATATCCATACTATTTGTTTCTTTTTCTCTGGGATTAGCAGGAGGCATTATACTCTATGTTACTTGTGGGGAAATCCTTCCTGAATCAAAAGAAATGTGGGGAGGAAGATTGTCCACCATTGGAACGATGATCGGAATTATTTTAGGCATTACGATAGCCTCGCATATTGGATAA
- a CDS encoding chemotaxis protein CheW yields the protein MDEVVVQEFIEQEEDTQKGKFLIFTLEKESYGIEIKYVTEIIGIQQITEVPELPEYIRGIINLRGKIIPVMDVRLRFKKPFKEYNDRTCVIVVDIREVAIGLIVDSVSEVLSISENEIVAPPDMSKGGNKYIKGIGKVGSEVKLLLDCDKLLSGEEVENLSEI from the coding sequence ATGGATGAGGTGGTAGTACAAGAATTTATAGAGCAGGAAGAAGATACTCAGAAGGGTAAGTTTCTCATTTTTACTTTGGAAAAAGAAAGTTATGGTATTGAGATTAAGTACGTCACTGAAATAATAGGCATACAGCAGATCACGGAAGTTCCGGAGCTGCCTGAGTATATAAGGGGTATCATTAATTTACGGGGGAAAATCATTCCCGTCATGGATGTAAGGCTGAGGTTTAAGAAGCCTTTTAAAGAATACAATGACAGAACCTGTGTCATTGTTGTAGACATAAGAGAAGTGGCGATTGGCTTAATAGTAGACAGCGTATCGGAGGTTCTTTCTATTAGTGAAAATGAAATCGTTGCTCCCCCTGATATGAGCAAGGGTGGCAATAAATATATAAAAGGTATTGGTAAGGTTGGAAGTGAAGTAAAACTTCTATTGGATTGCGATAAATTATTAAGCGGAGAAGAAGTTGAAAACTTATCAGAAATCTAG